The following are from one region of the Myotis daubentonii chromosome 2, mMyoDau2.1, whole genome shotgun sequence genome:
- the PDGFRL gene encoding platelet-derived growth factor receptor-like protein, whose amino-acid sequence MKVWLLLGLLLVHEALEDVTGQHPPKNKRPKEPGENRIKPTNKKVKPKIPKTKDRDAAEDSAPKNQPVMVQVTEKGRFQKPAATLSLAAGQTLELRCKGNKIGWSYPAYLDAFKDSRLSVKQHERYGQLTLVNSTAADTGEFSCWGQLCTGYICTKDETKTGSTYIFFTEKGELFVPSPSYFDVVYLNPDRQAVVPCRVTVLSAKVTLHREFPAKEIPANGTDIVYDMKRGFVYLQPHSDHQGVVYCKAEAGGKSQISVKYQLLYAEVPSGPPSTTILASSNRVNSGDDISVLCTVLGEPDVEVEFRWIYPGQKDERPVTIQDTWRLVHRGLGHTTRLSQSVLTVEDFETIDAGYYICTAQNLQGQTTVATTVEFS is encoded by the exons TTACCGGCCAACACCCTCCCAAGAACAAGCGCCCGAAGGAGCCAGGGGAGAACAGAATCAAGCCCACCAACAAAAAGGTGAAGCCCAAGATTCCCAAGACGAAGGACAGGGACGCGGCCGAGGACTCAGCGCCAAAGAATCAGCCTGTCATGGTGCAGGTGACGGAGAAAGGGCGCTTCCAGAAGCCCGCTGCCACCCTGAGCCTGGCGGCGGGGCAGACCCTGGAGCTCCGGTGTAAAGGGAATAAAATCGGGTGGAGCTACCCCGCCTACCTGGACGCCTTCAAGGACTCCCGCCTCAG TGTGAAGCAGCACGAGCGCTACGGCCAGCTGACCCTGGTCAACTCCACCGCGGCCGATACCGGCGAGTTCAGCTGCTGGGGGCAGCTCTGCACCGGCTACATCTGCACGAAGGACGAGACCAAAACCGGCTCCACCTACATCTTTTTTACAG AGAAAGGAGAACTCTTTGTACCTTCTCCCAGTTACTTTGATGTTGTCTACCTGAACCCGGACAGACAGGCTGTGGTTCCTTGTCGAGTGACCGTCCTGTCAGCCAAAGTCACGCTCCACAGGGAGTTCCCGGCCAAGGAAATCCCGGCCAATGGAACAGACATTGTTTATGACATGAAGAGAGGCTTTGTATACCTGCAACCTcattctgaccaccagggggtggtctACTGCAAGGCGGAGGCCGGGGGCAAGTCCCAGATCTCTGTCAAGTATCAACTCCTTTACGCAGAAG TTCCCAGCGGCCCCCCATCCACAACCATCCTGGCATCTTCAAACAGAGTGAACAGTGGGGATGACATCAGTGTCCTCTGCACTGTCCTCGGGGAGCCTGACGTCGAGGTGGAGTTCAGGTGGATCTACCCTGGCCAGAAG GATGAAAGGCCCGTGACGATCCAGGACACCTGGAGGCTGGTCCACAGAGGTCTGGGCCACACCACCAGGCTCTCCCAGAGCGTCCTGACGGTGGAAGACTTTGAGACCATTGACGCGGGATATTACATTTGCACGGCCCAGAACCTCCAAGGACAGACCACAGTCGCTACCACGGTGGAGTTTTCCTGA